The Acidimicrobiales bacterium genome window below encodes:
- a CDS encoding tetratricopeptide repeat protein, with amino-acid sequence MSAPPAARPVGAFGPHILPNTAAEVPRPIRGRFRGRRARRLLLVVVVLAAFGGGVAVDHFAVPGHRTASTSAQENLLFQQAGNLLSAGRLSAAEKIYVKILKLDPLNSFAYYDLGLIYQQASDPSDATSAYEKALLLKPDYQPALFNLAEIETVTNPAAAISLYEQIQKLPNLSQPAAVAFNLGLLLLQSGKTSEGYVQIDYAVSLDKSLLARIPSKYLPLPGENATSTT; translated from the coding sequence GTGAGCGCGCCGCCTGCTGCCCGGCCGGTGGGTGCTTTCGGCCCGCACATCCTGCCCAACACGGCAGCCGAGGTGCCGCGCCCGATCCGGGGCCGTTTCCGCGGCCGTCGCGCGCGTCGATTGCTCTTGGTGGTCGTGGTGCTCGCCGCGTTCGGCGGCGGAGTCGCGGTCGACCACTTCGCCGTGCCGGGGCACCGCACGGCGAGCACCTCAGCCCAGGAGAACCTCCTGTTCCAGCAGGCGGGCAACCTGCTGAGCGCCGGCAGGCTCTCTGCTGCCGAGAAGATCTATGTGAAGATCCTGAAGCTCGACCCGTTGAACAGCTTCGCCTACTACGACCTCGGGCTCATCTACCAGCAGGCCTCGGATCCGAGCGACGCGACGAGCGCCTACGAGAAGGCACTGCTGCTCAAGCCGGACTACCAGCCGGCGCTCTTCAATCTCGCGGAGATCGAGACGGTGACCAACCCAGCCGCCGCGATCAGTTTGTACGAGCAGATCCAGAAGCTTCCGAACCTGTCGCAACCCGCGGCCGTGGCGTTCAACCTGGGCCTGCTCCTCCTCCAGTCGGGGAAGACCTCCGAGGGATACGTGCAGATCGACTACGCGGTCTCGCTCGACAAGTCGCTGCTCGCGCGGATCCCATCGAAGTACCTGCCGCTGCCGGGAGAGAACGCGACCTCGACCACCTAG
- the thiO gene encoding glycine oxidase ThiO encodes MAALDLAVVGSGVVGLTAAWRLASTGQRVVVVDAHPGRGASYAAAGMIAPVTEAAFGEEAVTAIALRAADGWPAFAAALEQASGFSVGLEQRGTLLVAADRSDRAQLEQLLEYHRELGLDSRWCRASECRSLEPLLDPAISGGLFAAGDRQVDNRRLLAALATAAAGAGATFLTDEVVSLIEDEGGVCGVRTRGGRELAAARTLLASGAALTPFAPADLPQPRPVKGQILRLRTPAAGPWLSRTVRAVVRGQSVYVVPRGDGRVVVGATVEEHGDPRRVTVGGVYELLRDAVQVLPALKEFELLESFAAARPGSPDNAPLVGATSIPGLYLATGHYRHGILLAPVTAAVLEAVLSGTAPPAWSTPLDPARFAPALR; translated from the coding sequence ATGGCCGCTCTCGACCTCGCCGTTGTCGGGTCCGGCGTCGTCGGCCTCACCGCGGCATGGAGGCTCGCGAGCACCGGCCAACGGGTGGTGGTCGTGGACGCGCACCCCGGGCGCGGCGCCTCCTACGCCGCTGCCGGCATGATCGCCCCCGTCACCGAGGCCGCCTTCGGCGAGGAGGCCGTCACCGCGATCGCGCTGCGGGCCGCCGATGGCTGGCCCGCCTTCGCCGCCGCGCTCGAGCAGGCGAGTGGCTTCAGCGTCGGCCTCGAGCAGCGCGGCACGCTCCTCGTCGCGGCGGACCGCTCGGACCGGGCACAGCTCGAGCAGCTCCTCGAGTACCACCGCGAGCTCGGCCTCGATTCGCGCTGGTGCCGGGCGAGCGAGTGCCGCTCCCTCGAGCCCCTTCTCGACCCGGCGATCAGCGGCGGGCTCTTCGCTGCCGGGGACCGGCAGGTCGACAACCGGCGCCTGCTCGCGGCGCTCGCGACCGCGGCGGCGGGCGCGGGCGCGACCTTCCTCACCGACGAGGTGGTCTCGCTCATCGAGGACGAGGGCGGAGTGTGCGGCGTGCGCACCCGTGGCGGTCGCGAGCTCGCGGCGGCGCGCACGCTGCTCGCGAGCGGTGCGGCGCTCACCCCGTTCGCCCCGGCGGACCTCCCGCAGCCGCGGCCGGTGAAGGGCCAGATCCTCCGGCTGCGCACCCCGGCCGCGGGCCCCTGGCTGAGCCGAACGGTGCGGGCAGTCGTGCGCGGCCAGTCCGTCTACGTCGTCCCCCGCGGCGACGGCCGTGTCGTCGTCGGCGCCACCGTCGAGGAGCACGGCGACCCCCGGCGCGTCACGGTCGGTGGCGTCTACGAGCTGCTGCGCGACGCCGTGCAGGTGCTGCCGGCGCTGAAGGAGTTCGAGCTCCTCGAGAGCTTCGCCGCCGCCCGCCCCGGCTCGCCGGACAATGCGCCGCTCGTCGGCGCGACCTCGATCCCCGGCCTCTATCTCGCGACCGGCCACTACCGCCACGGGATCCTCCTCGCCCCGGTGACGGCTGCCGTGCTGGAAGCGGTGCTGAGCGGCACCGCGCCGCCTGCCTGGAGCACACCGCTCGACCCGGCCCGCTTCGCCCCGGCGCTCCGATGA
- the thiS gene encoding sulfur carrier protein ThiS codes for MTASSGAFTLNGEAVPLREETTVASVVAELVASPDGCAVARNGVVLPRSSWAAEAVKPGDRLEVLGAVAGG; via the coding sequence ATGACCGCGTCCAGTGGCGCTTTCACCTTGAACGGGGAGGCCGTGCCCCTCCGCGAGGAGACGACGGTCGCCTCGGTCGTCGCCGAGCTCGTCGCCTCCCCCGACGGCTGCGCCGTGGCGCGTAACGGGGTCGTGCTGCCGCGCAGCTCCTGGGCGGCCGAAGCCGTCAAACCGGGCGACCGCCTCGAGGTCCTCGGCGCGGTGGCGGGCGGGTGA
- a CDS encoding thiazole synthase translates to MSGPVTDDLVVAGSSFSSRLLLGTGGVSSLEVLDAVIAAAAPAMVTVALRRIEAGASGTLLEVIRRRGVALLPNTAGCHTAKEAVLTAQLAREAFATDWVKLEVIGDEHSLLPDAVELLVAAEELVDEGFVVLPYTTDDPVLARRLEAVGCAAVMPLGAPIGSGLGISNPGNIEMITAAAGVPVVLDAGIGTASDAARAMELGCDAVLAASAITRAREPARMAAAIAHAVEAGRLAASAGRIPVRHHATPSSPMSGRAELA, encoded by the coding sequence GTGAGCGGCCCCGTCACCGACGACCTCGTGGTCGCCGGCAGCAGCTTCTCCTCTCGCCTCCTCCTCGGCACCGGCGGCGTCTCCAGCCTCGAGGTTCTCGATGCGGTGATCGCCGCTGCCGCACCGGCGATGGTCACCGTCGCGCTGCGTCGCATCGAGGCGGGCGCGAGCGGCACCCTCCTCGAGGTGATCCGCCGCCGGGGTGTTGCGCTGCTCCCGAACACCGCCGGCTGCCACACCGCGAAGGAAGCCGTGCTCACCGCGCAGCTGGCCCGCGAGGCCTTCGCCACGGACTGGGTGAAGCTCGAGGTGATCGGCGACGAGCACTCCCTCCTCCCCGACGCCGTCGAGCTCCTCGTCGCCGCGGAGGAGCTGGTCGACGAGGGCTTCGTCGTGCTCCCGTACACGACCGACGACCCGGTGCTGGCGCGTCGCCTGGAGGCCGTCGGCTGCGCCGCGGTGATGCCGCTCGGCGCGCCGATCGGCAGCGGCCTCGGCATCTCCAACCCCGGCAACATCGAGATGATCACCGCCGCCGCGGGGGTGCCCGTCGTCCTCGACGCCGGGATCGGCACCGCCTCCGACGCGGCGCGGGCGATGGAGCTCGGCTGCGACGCGGTCCTCGCCGCGAGCGCGATTACCCGCGCGCGCGAGCCGGCGCGGATGGCCGCGGCGATCGCCCACGCCGTCGAGGCGGGACGCCTCGCCGCCTCGGCGGGGCGGATCCCCGTCCGCCACCACGCCACGCCGAGCTCGCCGATGTCGGGGCGGGCGGAGCTCGCCTGA
- the thiD gene encoding bifunctional hydroxymethylpyrimidine kinase/phosphomethylpyrimidine kinase yields the protein MARRSSTPPVVLTIAGTDSGGGAGIAADLRSFAAHGAFGTLVVTAVTAQNTLGVQAVAAQPAEIVDAQIASVLADLPVAAVKSGMLANAEIVKVVTAWAERGALPQLVVDPVMVAASGGQLLDAGGLAAYRELLSSAFLVTPNAPEAAMLLGGAVESRSDLREAARALGALGAGAALVKGGHLAGDESVDVLYAKGALTEFHAPRLASAHTHGTGCTLSAAIAAGLAGGMGLLGAVERAKRYVTAAIAAAASWELGAGPGPLDHGVWGTSQGGSVS from the coding sequence GTGGCGCGCCGCTCCTCCACCCCGCCGGTCGTGCTCACGATCGCGGGCACCGACTCCGGCGGGGGGGCGGGCATCGCCGCCGACCTCCGGAGCTTCGCCGCGCACGGCGCCTTCGGCACCCTCGTCGTCACCGCGGTCACCGCCCAGAACACCCTCGGCGTGCAGGCGGTCGCCGCCCAGCCCGCGGAGATCGTCGACGCCCAGATCGCCTCGGTCCTCGCCGACCTGCCGGTCGCCGCGGTGAAGAGCGGCATGCTCGCCAACGCCGAGATCGTGAAGGTGGTGACGGCGTGGGCGGAGCGGGGCGCGCTCCCCCAGCTCGTCGTCGACCCGGTGATGGTCGCCGCCTCCGGCGGCCAGCTCCTCGACGCCGGCGGGCTCGCCGCCTACCGCGAGCTCCTCTCCTCGGCCTTCCTCGTCACCCCGAACGCCCCCGAGGCGGCAATGCTCCTCGGCGGCGCCGTCGAGAGCCGCAGCGACCTCCGCGAGGCGGCCCGCGCCCTCGGCGCGCTCGGCGCCGGGGCCGCGCTCGTGAAGGGAGGGCACCTCGCGGGCGACGAGTCCGTCGACGTCCTCTACGCGAAGGGCGCGCTCACCGAGTTCCACGCGCCGCGCCTCGCGAGCGCGCACACCCACGGCACCGGCTGCACGCTCTCGGCGGCGATCGCCGCCGGGCTGGCGGGGGGGATGGGTCTCCTCGGCGCGGTCGAGCGGGCAAAGCGCTACGTCACCGCGGCGATCGCCGCCGCCGCCTCCTGGGAGCTCGGCGCCGGCCCGGGGCCCCTCGACCACGGGGTCTGGGGGACCTCCCAGGGCGGCTCAGTCAGCTGA
- the serS gene encoding serine--tRNA ligase, with amino-acid sequence MIDIRAARQDPASVRAALARKGAAELFDELLTVDERWREQTAIADELRARTKLKGRPTDEERRALLATKEELRLVEERLEALAAERDALLARVPNPPSASAPDGVSDEDAVEVRRVGEPPSFGFEPRDHLALGDFDQERGARLSGTRFAYRMGDSALVELSLYRYALDSLLPLGFVPVLPPVLVREEAMYGTGFLPTEEANLYQVSPDGLYLTGTSEVALAGLHLGEILEAESLPLRYAGYSTCFRREAGAAGRDTRGIFRVHQFDKVEMFVFTTPEDSEETHEMILAAEEAIVSGLGLAYRVVNTAAGDLGPSAAKKYDIEAWMPSQGRYREITSCSNTTDYQARRLGTRMREGDQLRHPHTLNGTAMTARFLVAILESFQDEQGAVAVPEVLHAFGAPPRLEHTAASVS; translated from the coding sequence GTGATCGACATCCGCGCCGCACGCCAGGATCCGGCGTCGGTGCGCGCCGCCCTCGCCCGCAAGGGCGCGGCGGAGCTCTTCGACGAGCTGCTCACCGTCGACGAGCGCTGGAGGGAGCAGACCGCGATCGCTGACGAGCTGCGCGCACGCACGAAGTTGAAGGGGCGTCCCACCGACGAGGAGCGCCGTGCGCTGCTCGCGACCAAAGAGGAGCTGCGCCTCGTCGAGGAGCGCCTCGAGGCGCTCGCCGCTGAGCGCGACGCCCTCCTCGCGCGCGTCCCGAACCCGCCCTCCGCGAGCGCGCCGGACGGCGTGAGCGACGAGGACGCCGTCGAGGTGCGACGCGTCGGCGAGCCGCCGAGCTTCGGCTTCGAGCCCCGCGACCACCTCGCCCTCGGCGATTTCGACCAGGAGCGCGGCGCCCGTCTCTCAGGAACCCGCTTCGCCTACCGGATGGGCGACTCCGCGCTCGTCGAGCTCAGCCTCTACCGCTACGCACTGGACAGCCTGCTGCCGCTCGGCTTCGTTCCGGTGCTGCCGCCGGTGCTCGTCCGCGAGGAGGCGATGTACGGGACCGGGTTCCTGCCGACCGAGGAGGCGAACCTCTACCAGGTCTCGCCGGACGGCCTCTACCTGACGGGCACCTCCGAGGTCGCCCTCGCCGGCCTGCACCTCGGCGAGATCCTCGAGGCGGAGTCGCTGCCGCTGCGCTACGCCGGCTACTCGACGTGCTTCCGGCGCGAGGCCGGCGCCGCAGGGCGCGACACGCGCGGCATCTTCCGGGTCCACCAGTTCGACAAGGTGGAGATGTTCGTCTTCACCACGCCGGAGGACTCTGAGGAAACCCACGAGATGATCCTCGCCGCCGAGGAGGCGATCGTCAGCGGTCTCGGCCTCGCCTACCGGGTGGTAAACACCGCGGCCGGCGACCTCGGCCCCTCCGCGGCGAAAAAGTACGACATCGAGGCGTGGATGCCCTCCCAGGGGCGCTACCGGGAGATCACCTCCTGCTCGAACACCACCGACTACCAGGCGCGCCGCCTCGGGACGCGGATGCGCGAGGGCGACCAGCTCCGCCACCCGCACACCTTGAACGGGACGGCGATGACCGCCCGCTTCCTCGTCGCGATCCTCGAGTCCTTCCAGGACGAGCAGGGCGCGGTGGCGGTCCCCGAGGTGCTGCACGCGTTCGGCGCGCCGCCGCGCCTCGAGCACACCGCGGCGAGCGTCAGCTGA
- the secF gene encoding protein translocase subunit SecF encodes MSPDRIRPGSAGGEEPARPPEDVEVAEVSEVVPPAATAPQPPPPPAAAEPREIAEEPIVAPPAAQARGFFSRLYYGETRVDFVRRRRIWFTISGVVLLAGVVSLATRGLNLGIDFVGGSSWTVKTTTLTIPQVQSDLPMLSGETITVLGTGATRNIQVEAKLPKGQSQAQAAAVSKEVAAALASAAHADVSAVSIDSVGPSWGGQITHKAIEALIVFFVLIAVYISAFFEWRMAFAAIIAVLHDILVTVGIYSLTGLEVTPDTVVAFLTILGYSLYDTIVVFDRVRDNLRHLSVRDRLTISDLVNLSMNQTLARSINTSLVAIMPILAVLVLGAQVLGATTLQYFGLALLVGLTTGAYSSIFIASPLVAMLKEREPRYRQLRERLLARGGERLLLSALDVARSPSAEVSARGAPGDQGERAGGLTRPNSPRASSPGARPQLRRPASRNRPRGGRR; translated from the coding sequence GTGAGCCCCGACCGGATCCGGCCGGGCTCGGCGGGCGGCGAGGAGCCCGCCCGGCCGCCGGAGGACGTCGAGGTAGCGGAGGTCTCCGAGGTCGTCCCCCCCGCCGCCACCGCCCCGCAACCACCGCCCCCTCCCGCAGCGGCAGAGCCTCGCGAGATCGCGGAGGAGCCGATCGTCGCGCCGCCCGCCGCGCAGGCACGCGGCTTCTTCAGCCGCCTCTACTACGGCGAGACGCGCGTCGACTTCGTGCGCCGGCGACGCATCTGGTTCACCATCTCGGGGGTCGTGCTCCTCGCCGGCGTGGTCTCGCTCGCGACGCGCGGCCTCAACCTCGGGATCGACTTCGTCGGCGGCAGCTCGTGGACGGTGAAGACGACGACCCTCACCATCCCCCAGGTGCAGAGCGACCTCCCGATGCTCTCGGGCGAGACGATCACCGTCCTCGGCACCGGAGCGACGCGCAACATCCAGGTCGAGGCGAAGCTCCCGAAAGGTCAGAGCCAGGCGCAGGCGGCGGCGGTCTCCAAGGAGGTCGCGGCCGCCCTCGCCTCGGCCGCGCACGCCGACGTCAGCGCGGTCTCGATCGACTCGGTCGGCCCCTCCTGGGGCGGCCAGATCACCCACAAGGCGATCGAGGCGCTGATCGTCTTCTTCGTCCTCATCGCCGTGTACATCTCGGCCTTCTTCGAGTGGCGGATGGCGTTCGCGGCGATCATCGCGGTCCTCCACGACATCCTCGTCACGGTCGGGATCTACTCGCTCACCGGCCTCGAGGTCACTCCGGACACCGTGGTCGCCTTCCTCACGATCCTCGGTTACTCCCTCTACGACACGATCGTCGTCTTCGACCGCGTCCGCGACAACCTTCGCCACCTCTCGGTCCGCGACCGGCTCACCATCTCTGACCTCGTGAACCTGTCGATGAACCAGACGCTGGCGCGCTCGATCAACACCTCCCTCGTGGCGATCATGCCGATCCTCGCGGTGCTCGTCCTCGGTGCGCAGGTGCTCGGTGCGACGACGCTGCAGTACTTCGGCCTCGCCCTCCTCGTCGGGCTGACGACCGGTGCCTACTCCTCGATCTTCATCGCCTCGCCGCTCGTCGCGATGCTGAAGGAGCGCGAGCCCCGCTACCGCCAGCTGCGCGAGCGCCTCCTCGCCCGCGGCGGCGAGCGCCTCCTGCTCTCCGCGCTCGACGTCGCCCGCAGCCCGAGCGCCGAGGTCTCCGCGCGGGGCGCCCCCGGCGACCAAGGCGAGCGGGCGGGCGGCCTGACGCGTCCCAACTCCCCGCGAGCGAGCAGCCCCGGCGCCCGGCCGCAGCTGCGGCGCCCGGCGTCGCGCAACCGACCGCGAGGCGGCAGACGGTGA
- the secD gene encoding protein translocase subunit SecD — protein sequence MGRRLVASVLLCTIACFGMLGVALGLGWSPHLGLDLEGGLSVVYKPVRPVDQATLQNVANIMVIRVNGLGVSQPNITTQGGDVVVQLPGAKNQQTILDTIGKTAQIYFRPVLCEAPAYSGPKLVHGQPPAYKVPPTCPSQYNFLQSGTYDSSTQNYVPPAAGVDPQYASYPTTTPDQDDTDTVARQNVILPIGAGTSNRYVLGPAVINNQIVNGQIISKAYAALDTQTNQWVVVFDLTGKGSTLFNALAHQYYGQLVADDLDGSLISVPIIESQSFPGSGQVSGNFNQASANQLGQLLSSGALPVTVKPLTTEIVSPTLGKASLHAGLLAGLLGLLLVMLYTIFYYRALGIVVVLGLVTTAAFLYGFISLLSASSLGLTLDLSGVTGLIVSVGITVDSYIVYFERLKDEVRAGRSIRAAVDRGFRSAYRTILSADAVSFIGALVLWLLSVGAVRGFAFMLGLSTLVDVVTAYIFTRPLVILLGRNRVFTEARHLGVARGLAFHEGQ from the coding sequence TTGGGACGACGCCTCGTGGCGAGCGTGCTGCTCTGCACGATCGCCTGCTTCGGAATGCTCGGCGTCGCCCTCGGCCTCGGCTGGTCGCCGCACCTCGGCCTCGACCTCGAGGGCGGGCTCTCCGTCGTCTACAAGCCCGTCCGCCCTGTCGACCAGGCGACGCTGCAGAACGTCGCGAACATCATGGTGATCCGCGTCAACGGCCTCGGCGTCTCCCAGCCGAACATCACCACCCAGGGCGGCGACGTCGTCGTGCAGCTGCCGGGGGCGAAGAACCAGCAGACGATCCTCGACACGATCGGCAAGACCGCGCAGATCTACTTCCGCCCGGTGCTCTGCGAGGCGCCCGCCTATTCCGGCCCGAAGCTCGTGCACGGCCAGCCCCCCGCCTACAAGGTGCCCCCCACCTGCCCCTCGCAGTACAACTTCCTGCAGTCCGGGACCTACGACTCCTCGACCCAGAACTACGTGCCCCCGGCGGCCGGCGTCGACCCGCAGTACGCGAGCTACCCGACGACCACGCCTGACCAGGACGACACCGACACCGTGGCGCGCCAGAACGTGATCCTCCCGATCGGCGCGGGGACGAGCAACCGCTACGTCCTCGGCCCGGCGGTGATCAACAACCAGATCGTGAACGGCCAGATCATCTCCAAGGCCTACGCCGCCCTCGACACCCAGACCAACCAGTGGGTCGTCGTCTTCGACCTCACCGGCAAGGGCTCGACGCTGTTCAACGCCCTCGCGCACCAGTACTACGGCCAGCTCGTCGCCGACGACCTCGACGGCTCGCTCATCTCGGTGCCGATCATCGAGTCGCAGTCCTTCCCCGGCTCGGGGCAGGTCTCGGGGAACTTCAACCAGGCGAGCGCCAACCAGCTCGGCCAGCTGCTCAGCTCCGGCGCGCTGCCGGTGACGGTGAAGCCGCTCACCACCGAGATCGTCTCGCCGACCCTCGGCAAGGCCTCGCTGCACGCCGGCCTGCTCGCGGGCCTCCTCGGCCTGTTGCTCGTGATGCTCTACACGATCTTCTACTACCGGGCGCTCGGCATCGTCGTCGTCCTCGGCCTCGTGACCACGGCGGCCTTCCTCTACGGCTTCATCTCACTGCTGAGCGCCTCCTCGCTCGGCCTCACCCTCGACCTGTCAGGGGTGACGGGGCTCATCGTCTCGGTCGGCATCACCGTCGACAGCTACATCGTCTACTTCGAACGGCTGAAGGACGAGGTGCGCGCCGGGCGATCGATCCGCGCCGCGGTCGACCGGGGTTTCCGTTCGGCCTACCGCACGATCCTCTCCGCCGACGCGGTCTCGTTCATCGGCGCCCTCGTGCTGTGGCTCCTCTCGGTCGGGGCGGTGCGCGGCTTCGCGTTCATGCTCGGTCTCTCGACGCTCGTCGACGTGGTCACCGCGTACATCTTCACCCGGCCGCTCGTCATCCTCCTCGGTCGCAACCGCGTCTTCACCGAGGCCCGTCACCTCGGCGTGGCGCGCGGCCTCGCGTTCCACGAGGGCCAGTGA
- the yajC gene encoding preprotein translocase subunit YajC: protein MTELSTLLNHATLVASTAKKSSGGSYLLPILLLGFLAVYFLYLRPQRNRLRQQQSQTRTFEVGDEVVTTSGIVGVVLSLHGDRVVIESGHGHTMTVLRSAIARRVDPPAPEGEYSEDQSDAGPDAAPNEPWWPKGEEENPEGGGGTK, encoded by the coding sequence GGTCGCGTCCACGGCGAAGAAGAGCAGCGGCGGGAGCTACCTCCTCCCGATCCTCCTGCTCGGCTTCCTCGCGGTCTACTTCCTCTACCTGCGCCCGCAGCGCAACCGCCTCCGCCAGCAGCAGTCCCAGACGCGCACCTTCGAGGTCGGCGACGAGGTCGTGACGACCTCGGGCATCGTCGGCGTCGTGCTGTCGCTCCACGGCGACCGCGTCGTGATCGAGAGCGGCCACGGCCACACGATGACCGTGCTGCGCTCGGCGATCGCGCGCCGCGTGGACCCGCCCGCGCCCGAGGGCGAGTACTCCGAGGACCAGTCTGACGCCGGTCCCGACGCCGCCCCGAACGAGCCCTGGTGGCCGAAGGGCGAGGAGGAGAACCCCGAAGGCGGGGGAGGGACCAAGTAG